A single window of Brachyhypopomus gauderio isolate BG-103 chromosome 21, BGAUD_0.2, whole genome shotgun sequence DNA harbors:
- the LOC143485195 gene encoding chemokine XC receptor 1-like isoform X1 encodes MSACSFIRGAREGSVGRSRRNVESTTETEPTFVYDEHINGTSDLCRKDTVIKVGSIAMPLFFTIVVLLSLFGNILVLVILGLYESLRSLTNIFILNLALSDLMFTFGLPFWACYYIWGWTLGDAACKAVNFVFSAGFYSSIVFLMLMTVQRYMAVVHPLSDWERGQWFTLTPFIAWLVSALAALPGILYSGVMSDPEDNQTFYCEYNNTTAYFVVTYQQNIFFVVSFTIMSFCYIRILQTILKSRTNKKNRTVKLIFCIVAVFFVGWGPYNVVKFLQSLNYHRIDLFTNCYAANNLDYALFVCRLLAFSHCCLNPVFYVFVGVKFREHLNAILQKIFQEQNYTNAPGVRVTFGPSQGTM; translated from the exons ATGTCGGCGTGTTCCTTTATCAGGGGTGcccgcgaaggaagtgtcggtcgatcgcgaaggaatgtgg AAAGCACTACAGAGACAGAACCTACATTTGTGTATGATGAACACATAAATGGAACTTCTGATTTGTGTCGCAAGgatacagtgatcaaagttGGATCCATTGCCATGCCTTTATTCTTCACCATTGTGGTCCTCCTCAGTCTCTTTGGTAACATACTAGTGCTTGTGATCCTTGGACTCTATGAGAGCCTCAGATCGTTGACCAATATCTTCATACTGAACCTGGCTCTGTCAGACCTAATGTTCACTTTTGGACTTCCATTCTGGGCCTGTTACTACATCTGGGGCTGGACGCTTGGAGACGCAGCGTGTAAAGCTGTGAACTTTGTTTTCTCTGCTGGATTCTACAGCAGCATCGTGTTCCTCATGCTGATGACCGTCCAGCGCTACATGGCTGTGGTCCACCCTCTCTCGGACTGGGAGAGAGGACAGTGGTTCACACTCACTCCTTTCATAGCTTGGCTGGTCAGTGCTTTGGCAGCATTGCCAGGCATACTGTACAGTGGAGTCATGTCTGACCCAGAAGACAATCAAACATTTTACTGTGAGTATAACAACACAACAGCATACTTTGTAGTAACTTATCAACAGAATATATTTTTTGTGGTTTCTTTTACCATTATGAGTTTCTGCTACATAAGAATTCTTCAGACCATCTTAAAGTCACGAACAAACAAGAAAAACAGGACTGTAAAACTCATCTTTTGTATCGTGGCGGTGTTCTTCGTTGGCTGGGGTCCTTATAATGTGGTGAAATTTCTACAGTCTTTAAATTACCATCGGATTGATCTTTTCACAAATTGTTATGCTGCCAATAATCTGGATTATGCACTGTTTGTCTGCCGACTGTTGGCCTTTTCCCACTGCTGCCTTAATCCAGTGTTTTATGTCTTTGTTGGTGTAAAATTCCGTGAACATTTGAATGCAATTTTACAGAAGATCTTTCAAGAGCAAAACTATACGAACGCCCCTGGTGTCCGAGTCACCTTCGGGCCCTCTCAGGGGACCATGTAG
- the LOC143485195 gene encoding chemokine XC receptor 1-like isoform X2 — MESTTETEPTFVYDEHINGTSDLCRKDTVIKVGSIAMPLFFTIVVLLSLFGNILVLVILGLYESLRSLTNIFILNLALSDLMFTFGLPFWACYYIWGWTLGDAACKAVNFVFSAGFYSSIVFLMLMTVQRYMAVVHPLSDWERGQWFTLTPFIAWLVSALAALPGILYSGVMSDPEDNQTFYCEYNNTTAYFVVTYQQNIFFVVSFTIMSFCYIRILQTILKSRTNKKNRTVKLIFCIVAVFFVGWGPYNVVKFLQSLNYHRIDLFTNCYAANNLDYALFVCRLLAFSHCCLNPVFYVFVGVKFREHLNAILQKIFQEQNYTNAPGVRVTFGPSQGTM, encoded by the exons ATGG AAAGCACTACAGAGACAGAACCTACATTTGTGTATGATGAACACATAAATGGAACTTCTGATTTGTGTCGCAAGgatacagtgatcaaagttGGATCCATTGCCATGCCTTTATTCTTCACCATTGTGGTCCTCCTCAGTCTCTTTGGTAACATACTAGTGCTTGTGATCCTTGGACTCTATGAGAGCCTCAGATCGTTGACCAATATCTTCATACTGAACCTGGCTCTGTCAGACCTAATGTTCACTTTTGGACTTCCATTCTGGGCCTGTTACTACATCTGGGGCTGGACGCTTGGAGACGCAGCGTGTAAAGCTGTGAACTTTGTTTTCTCTGCTGGATTCTACAGCAGCATCGTGTTCCTCATGCTGATGACCGTCCAGCGCTACATGGCTGTGGTCCACCCTCTCTCGGACTGGGAGAGAGGACAGTGGTTCACACTCACTCCTTTCATAGCTTGGCTGGTCAGTGCTTTGGCAGCATTGCCAGGCATACTGTACAGTGGAGTCATGTCTGACCCAGAAGACAATCAAACATTTTACTGTGAGTATAACAACACAACAGCATACTTTGTAGTAACTTATCAACAGAATATATTTTTTGTGGTTTCTTTTACCATTATGAGTTTCTGCTACATAAGAATTCTTCAGACCATCTTAAAGTCACGAACAAACAAGAAAAACAGGACTGTAAAACTCATCTTTTGTATCGTGGCGGTGTTCTTCGTTGGCTGGGGTCCTTATAATGTGGTGAAATTTCTACAGTCTTTAAATTACCATCGGATTGATCTTTTCACAAATTGTTATGCTGCCAATAATCTGGATTATGCACTGTTTGTCTGCCGACTGTTGGCCTTTTCCCACTGCTGCCTTAATCCAGTGTTTTATGTCTTTGTTGGTGTAAAATTCCGTGAACATTTGAATGCAATTTTACAGAAGATCTTTCAAGAGCAAAACTATACGAACGCCCCTGGTGTCCGAGTCACCTTCGGGCCCTCTCAGGGGACCATGTAG